One Microvirga thermotolerans DNA window includes the following coding sequences:
- the secA gene encoding preprotein translocase subunit SecA, with amino-acid sequence MFGTLAKKIFGSVNDRRLKSYRPKVAAINALEPELEALTDDQLRARTDEFKAQLSQGRTLDDLLVPAFATVREAAKRTLGQRHFDVQLIGGMVLHEGAIAEMRTGEGKTLVATLPVYLNALAGKGVHVVTVNDYLARRDAEWMGQIYRFLGLSVGVIVHGLDDAQRAAAYAADITYGTNNEYGFDYLRDNMKYEMSQMVQRGHNFAIVDEVDSILIDEARTPLIISGPLDDRSELYNAIDVVIPRLGKGDFEVDEKQRTVALTEAGTEKMEGLLREAGLLTEGDLYDAHNATLVHHMNQALRAHTLFQRDKDYIVRNGEVVIIDEFTGRMMPGRRYSEGLHQALEAKERVQVQPENQTLASITFQNYFRLYDKLGGMTGTAATEADEFLEIYNLEVVEIPTNRPVARIDEDDEVYRTADERYRAVIRDIEASSARGQPILVGTTSIEKSELLAELLIKEGYKLIDFENPQALEPLYKAAREGKGTKHFAVLNARFHEQEAFIVAQAGVPGAITIATNMAGRGTDIQLGGNAKMRIERELAGLEGEERARREKEILDEVAAFKEKALAAGGLYVLGTERHESRRIDNQLRGRSGRQGDPGRSKFYLSLQDDLMRIFGSERMDGMLQKLGLKEGEAIVHPWINKAIERAQAKVEARNFDIRKNILKYDNVMNDQRKVVFEQRKEFMAQESVRDTIDEMRHGVIDDLVARAIPEHAYAEQWDIAGLKAGVANFLNLDLPVDEWAKEEGIADDEIRDRIRKASDEAYAKRVEENTPEVMNYVEKQVLLQSLDHLWREHLVTLDHLRQVIGWRGYAQRDPLNEYKSEAFELFNELVGRLREQVTGQLMRIQVVFQQPEPEGLPPMFAQHLDPATGENEFDLAAANGFGAAPAFGAAAPDAGQPRRDPNDPSTWGRVGRNEPCPCGSGKKFKHCHGQFVA; translated from the coding sequence ATGTTCGGAACACTCGCGAAGAAAATCTTTGGCTCGGTCAACGATCGCCGACTGAAGTCCTACCGGCCGAAGGTCGCGGCCATCAACGCGCTGGAGCCCGAGCTCGAAGCCCTCACCGACGACCAGCTCCGCGCCCGGACTGACGAATTCAAGGCCCAGCTCAGCCAGGGCCGGACCCTGGACGACCTTCTCGTGCCCGCCTTCGCGACCGTCCGCGAGGCGGCCAAGCGGACCCTCGGGCAGCGCCATTTCGACGTGCAGCTCATCGGCGGCATGGTCCTGCACGAGGGCGCCATCGCCGAGATGCGGACCGGCGAGGGCAAGACCCTGGTCGCCACCCTGCCGGTCTACCTCAACGCCCTGGCCGGCAAGGGCGTCCACGTGGTGACCGTGAACGACTACCTCGCCAGGCGCGACGCCGAGTGGATGGGGCAGATCTACCGCTTCCTCGGCCTCTCCGTCGGCGTGATCGTCCACGGGCTCGACGACGCCCAGCGCGCCGCCGCCTACGCGGCCGACATCACCTACGGCACCAACAACGAGTACGGCTTCGACTACCTGCGCGACAACATGAAGTACGAGATGTCGCAGATGGTCCAGCGCGGGCACAACTTCGCCATCGTCGACGAGGTGGACTCCATCCTCATCGACGAGGCCCGCACGCCGCTCATCATCTCCGGCCCCCTCGACGACCGCTCCGAGCTCTACAATGCCATCGACGTGGTCATCCCCCGCCTGGGCAAGGGCGACTTCGAGGTGGACGAGAAGCAGCGCACGGTGGCCCTCACGGAAGCCGGCACCGAGAAGATGGAGGGCCTCCTGCGCGAGGCGGGCCTCCTGACCGAGGGCGACCTCTACGACGCCCACAACGCGACCCTGGTCCACCACATGAACCAGGCGCTGCGCGCCCACACCCTCTTCCAGCGCGACAAGGACTATATCGTCCGCAACGGCGAGGTGGTCATCATCGACGAGTTCACCGGCCGCATGATGCCGGGCCGGCGCTATTCGGAGGGGCTGCATCAGGCCCTCGAGGCGAAGGAGCGGGTCCAGGTCCAGCCGGAGAACCAGACGCTCGCGTCCATCACCTTCCAGAACTACTTCCGTCTCTACGACAAGCTCGGCGGCATGACCGGCACGGCCGCCACCGAGGCCGACGAGTTCCTGGAAATCTACAACCTCGAAGTGGTCGAGATCCCGACGAACCGTCCCGTCGCCCGCATCGACGAGGACGACGAGGTCTACCGGACCGCGGACGAGCGCTACAGGGCGGTGATCCGCGACATCGAGGCCTCCTCGGCGCGCGGCCAGCCGATCCTCGTCGGCACCACCTCCATCGAGAAATCCGAGCTTCTCGCCGAGCTTCTCATCAAGGAAGGCTACAAGCTCATCGACTTCGAGAACCCGCAGGCCCTGGAGCCTCTCTACAAGGCCGCCCGCGAGGGCAAGGGCACCAAGCATTTCGCGGTGCTCAACGCCCGCTTCCACGAGCAGGAGGCCTTCATCGTCGCCCAGGCCGGCGTGCCCGGCGCGATCACCATCGCCACCAACATGGCCGGCCGCGGCACCGACATCCAGCTCGGCGGCAACGCCAAGATGCGCATCGAGCGCGAGCTCGCGGGCCTCGAGGGCGAGGAGCGCGCGCGGCGCGAGAAGGAGATCCTCGACGAGGTCGCCGCCTTCAAGGAGAAGGCGCTCGCCGCGGGCGGCCTCTACGTGCTCGGCACCGAGCGCCACGAGTCCCGCCGCATCGACAACCAGCTGCGCGGCCGCTCGGGCCGCCAGGGCGACCCCGGCCGCTCCAAGTTCTACCTGTCCCTGCAGGACGACCTGATGCGCATCTTCGGCTCCGAGCGCATGGACGGCATGCTGCAGAAGCTCGGCCTGAAGGAGGGCGAGGCCATCGTCCACCCGTGGATCAACAAGGCCATCGAGCGGGCGCAGGCGAAGGTCGAGGCGCGCAACTTCGACATCCGCAAGAACATCCTGAAATACGACAACGTCATGAACGACCAGCGCAAGGTCGTCTTCGAGCAGCGCAAGGAGTTCATGGCGCAGGAGAGCGTGCGCGACACCATCGACGAGATGCGCCACGGCGTGATCGACGACCTCGTCGCCCGCGCGATCCCCGAGCATGCCTATGCGGAGCAATGGGACATCGCGGGCCTGAAGGCCGGCGTCGCCAACTTCCTCAACCTCGACCTTCCCGTCGACGAGTGGGCGAAGGAGGAGGGCATCGCCGACGACGAGATCCGCGACCGGATCCGCAAGGCGTCGGACGAGGCCTATGCGAAGCGCGTCGAGGAGAACACGCCCGAGGTCATGAACTACGTGGAGAAGCAGGTGCTCCTCCAGAGCCTCGACCATCTCTGGCGCGAGCACCTCGTGACCCTCGACCACCTGCGCCAGGTCATCGGCTGGCGCGGCTATGCGCAGCGCGACCCGCTCAACGAGTACAAGTCCGAGGCCTTCGAGCTCTTCAACGAACTCGTCGGCCGCCTGCGGGAGCAGGTCACGGGCCAGCTCATGCGCATCCAGGTGGTGTTCCAGCAGCCCGAGCCCGAGGGGCTGCCGCCCATGTTCGCGCAGCATCTCGACCCGGCGACCGGCGAGAACGAGTTCGACCTCGCGGCCGCGAACGGCTTCGGCGCCGCCCCGGCCTTCGGGGCCGCGGCCCCGGATGCGGGCCAGCCGCGGCGCGACCCGAACGACCCGTCCACCTGGGGCCGCGTCGGCCGCAACGAGCCCTGCCCCTGCGGCTCGGGCAAGAAGTTCAAGCACTGCCACGGGCAGTTCGTGGCATAG
- a CDS encoding peptidylprolyl isomerase yields the protein MSASTSLRRGLFALGVALPLTAGLALAQGTPPAAPAAGAAQGGKVVARVNGTDITEADLAIAASDPALQLPSLPEEQKRELLTSYLIDLKLGAKAAETAKVGDNPDFARKLAYNRDKTLLDEYLDQEARKAVTPEAARKLYDETAKNMTPEQEVHARHILVDNEEEAKKIAARVKGGEDFAKVANEVSKDPGSKSDGGDLGFFTKDRMVEPFAEAAFKLEPGQISDPVKTQFGWHVIKVEEKRAKPIPSFEEMKEQVNAYLERKAQQDLIVGLRKNAKIERLDDKGNLVEQKKP from the coding sequence ATGTCAGCTTCAACTTCGCTTCGCAGGGGCCTTTTCGCTCTCGGCGTCGCCCTTCCCCTAACGGCAGGCCTCGCCCTGGCCCAGGGGACGCCCCCGGCCGCGCCTGCAGCGGGCGCCGCCCAGGGCGGCAAGGTCGTCGCCCGGGTCAACGGCACGGACATCACGGAGGCCGATCTCGCCATCGCCGCCTCCGACCCGGCCCTGCAGCTGCCGAGCCTGCCGGAGGAGCAGAAGCGCGAGCTGCTCACGAGCTACCTGATCGACCTCAAGCTCGGCGCCAAGGCCGCCGAGACCGCCAAGGTGGGCGACAATCCGGATTTCGCCCGCAAGCTCGCCTACAACCGGGACAAGACCCTCCTCGACGAGTATCTCGACCAGGAAGCCCGCAAGGCGGTGACCCCCGAGGCGGCCAGGAAGCTCTACGACGAGACCGCCAAGAACATGACCCCCGAGCAGGAGGTCCATGCCCGCCACATCCTCGTCGACAACGAGGAGGAGGCAAAGAAGATCGCGGCCCGGGTGAAGGGCGGCGAGGACTTCGCCAAGGTCGCCAACGAGGTCTCGAAGGACCCCGGCTCCAAGTCCGACGGGGGCGATCTCGGCTTCTTCACCAAGGACCGCATGGTCGAGCCCTTCGCCGAGGCCGCCTTCAAGCTCGAGCCCGGCCAGATCTCCGATCCGGTCAAGACCCAGTTCGGCTGGCACGTGATCAAGGTCGAGGAGAAGCGCGCCAAGCCGATCCCCTCCTTCGAGGAGATGAAGGAGCAGGTGAACGCCTACTTGGAGCGCAAGGCCCAGCAGGACCTCATCGTCGGCCTGCGCAAGAACGCCAAGATCGAGCGCCTGGACGACAAGGGCAACCTGGTCGAGCAGAAGAAGCCCTGA
- the argJ gene encoding bifunctional glutamate N-acetyltransferase/amino-acid acetyltransferase ArgJ, whose amino-acid sequence MSKTVSPLAPKTYPALPEIEGVRIATAEAGIRYRNRTDVLYVTLAKDTAVAGVFTRSKCPSAPVDWCRRNLEKGVARALVVNSGNANAFTGKKGAEAVKLTADLAAKAAGCRASQVFVASTGVIGEPLDATKFEGVLDKCERKASPTAWIDAAKAIMTTDTFPKVATRTATIGGVEVTINGIAKGAGMIAPDMATMLSFVFTDAPIAAPVLQALLRKGADKSFNCVTVDSDTSTSDTLLFFATGAAARRGAPAITLPSDRRLKEFRQALESLLCDLARQVARDGEGARKFVTVKVTGAKGATSAKRIAMAIANSPLVKTAVAGEDANWGRVVMAVGKAGEPAERDRLAIWFGDIRVAFKGARDPDYDEARTSAYMKGDEITIRVDLGLGRGEATVWTCDLTKAYVEINGDYRS is encoded by the coding sequence ATGTCCAAGACCGTTTCGCCGCTGGCGCCCAAGACCTATCCCGCGCTTCCCGAGATCGAGGGCGTCAGGATCGCCACGGCGGAGGCCGGAATCCGGTACAGGAACCGGACGGACGTGCTCTACGTGACGCTTGCCAAGGACACGGCGGTGGCGGGGGTCTTCACCCGCTCGAAATGCCCCTCGGCCCCGGTCGACTGGTGCCGCAGGAACCTGGAGAAGGGCGTCGCCCGGGCGCTGGTGGTGAATTCCGGCAACGCCAACGCCTTCACCGGCAAGAAGGGCGCCGAGGCGGTGAAGCTCACCGCCGACCTCGCCGCCAAGGCCGCCGGCTGCCGGGCCTCGCAGGTCTTCGTCGCCTCGACGGGCGTCATCGGCGAGCCCCTCGACGCCACGAAGTTCGAGGGCGTGCTGGACAAGTGCGAGCGCAAGGCGAGCCCCACGGCCTGGATCGACGCCGCCAAGGCCATCATGACCACCGATACCTTCCCGAAGGTGGCGACCCGCACCGCCACCATCGGCGGCGTGGAGGTCACCATCAACGGGATCGCCAAGGGCGCGGGCATGATCGCCCCGGACATGGCGACCATGCTTTCCTTCGTGTTCACGGATGCGCCCATCGCCGCGCCGGTCCTCCAGGCGCTGCTCAGGAAGGGCGCGGACAAGAGCTTCAATTGCGTGACGGTGGACAGCGACACCTCGACCTCCGACACGCTGCTGTTCTTCGCCACGGGCGCGGCCGCCAGGCGGGGGGCGCCGGCCATCACCCTGCCGAGCGACCGGCGGCTGAAGGAGTTCCGCCAGGCCCTCGAAAGCCTGCTCTGCGACCTGGCCCGGCAGGTGGCCCGGGACGGGGAAGGCGCGCGCAAGTTCGTGACCGTGAAGGTGACCGGCGCCAAGGGCGCCACCTCGGCGAAGCGCATCGCCATGGCCATCGCCAACTCGCCCCTCGTGAAGACGGCGGTGGCGGGCGAGGACGCCAACTGGGGCCGCGTCGTCATGGCGGTCGGCAAGGCCGGCGAGCCCGCGGAGCGGGACCGGCTGGCGATCTGGTTCGGCGACATCCGCGTCGCCTTCAAGGGCGCGCGGGACCCGGACTACGACGAGGCCAGGACCTCCGCCTACATGAAGGGCGACGAGATCACGATCCGGGTCGACCTCGGCCTCGGGCGGGGCGAGGCCACCGTGTGGACCTGCGACCTCACCAAGGCCTACGTGGAGATCAACGGGGATTACCGGAGCTGA